One Glycine max cultivar Williams 82 chromosome 3, Glycine_max_v4.0, whole genome shotgun sequence DNA window includes the following coding sequences:
- the LOC100527653 gene encoding dihydroneopterin aldolase 2-like isoform X1 translates to MESDAPTWGDKLMLRGLSFHGFHGAKPEERTLGQKFFIDIDAWMDLKAAGKSDHLSDSVSYTEIYDIAKDVLEGSPHNLLESVAQKIAITTLTNHKEISAVRVKVGKPHVAVRGPVDYLGVEILRRRSDLSG, encoded by the exons ATGGAATCTGATGCACCGACATGGGGAGACAAACTCATGTTGAGGGGATTGTCATTCCATGGTTTTCATGGAGCAAAGCCTGAAGAAAGGACACTGGGCCAGAAGTTCTTCATAGATATAGATGCTTGGATGGATCTCAAAGCAGCTGGCAAATCTGATCACTTATCAGATTCTGTTAGTTACACAGAAATATATGA TATAGCTAAGGATGTTCTTGAAGGGTCACCTCACAATCTTCTGGAGTCAGTGGCCCAAAAAATTGCAATCACTACTCTTACAAATCATAAAGAAATATCTGCTGTCCGAGTGAAGGTTGGAAAGCCTCATGTGGCAGTTCGGGGTCCAGTTGATTACTTAGGCGTTGAGATTCTTAGACGCAGAAGCGACTTGTCAGGCtag
- the LOC100813944 gene encoding uncharacterized protein, with translation MVKKGNIVQYRERLDNTLALPDLTNEQTLKTLVKSQLQRSSEVEIEGCNEKEVETKTTELCNFLDMLRSASGDNGGGSGSTSHTDWKLKQDNEEFRVMYREGPEGTPIHTLLVEGYVDGPLDLSLCLSWETPLYKKWWPQFTIPSFKILVSDRLQRVQIGEQISLVRMKVPWPLATREAIVHYYLFEYYQDDLVVILLNTVHESKIDDLNKDAIPEAKDVVRIDLVGGYAMQKVTSERSYFRIIANLDLKLDFVPPTLLNFISRQLIGSGFRLYQKAVTSMMGNDKDKDFSKALEDSLYVRIREALLSTRKSKAMDGEELKQDASIVPTEELVQSEDGAKDVSCDDSSNQCANNYNGETLDAGSEEIVQIDEDVNKVLGVPIEEGDSLSVLMEKENGEIVDADNEEIVETVSEEIVETEKDVNKVHGIPVEEDDTKSVLKDRMNVYIRSDVRNAIETIERVISVVRKCGFHPLGSTLNSAGEEFPCMEKGGTVDSDSAKVIEVCLKNEDSAKVSSSNVVEENLEEPGTIQSFRHTGTNPNLKEVNYKKIVPASPEQNLSIPIETSQADSYSLKNGTILDQTICDNKQLNSDAVQDMTSYDLKKSTREMKYRYCCFMH, from the exons ATGGTGAAAAAAGGAAACATTGTGCAGTATAGGGAAAGGTTGGACAACACCCTTGCCTTACCAGATCTGACTAATGAACAGACACTCAAAACGCTTGTCAAAAGTCAACTCCAACGTTCTTCAGAAGTGGAAATCGAGG GATGTAATGAGAAAGAAGTAGAAACCAAGACTACAGAGCTATGCAACTTTCTTGATATGTTGAGAAGTGCTTCTGGAGACAATGGCGGAGGATCTGGTAGTACATCACACACTGATTGGAAA TTAAAACAGGATAATGAAGAGTTTCGTGTTATGTATCGTGAAGGACCAGAGGGAACTCCCATTCATACATTGCTAGTTGAAGGCTATGTAGATGGACCTCTAGATCTTT CTTTATGCCTATCGTGGGAGACCCCTCTCTACAAGAAATG GTGGCCTCAGTTTACTATTCCcagtttcaaaattttagtATCTGATCGTTTGCAGAGGGTCCAAATTGGGGAACAAATATCACTAGTTAG GATGAAGGTTCCATGGCCGCTGGCTACAAGGGAGGCTATAGTGCATTATTATCTGTTTGAGTACTATCAAGATGACTTAGTAGTTATTCTTTTGAATACG GTTCATGAGTCAAAAATTGATGATTTAAACAAGGATGCAATTCCTGAAGCAAAGGATGTCGTGAGAATTGATTTGGTGGGAGGCTATGCTATGCAAAAGGTGACATCAGAAAGAAGTTATTTTCG GATAATAGCAAATTTGGATTTAAAGCTAGATTTTGTACCTCCAACCCTCCTAAATTTCATTTCAAGGCAGCTCATCGGCAGTGGTTTCAGGCTTTATCAGAAG GCTGTGACTTCTATGATGGGcaatgataaagataaagacTTCAGCAAGGCCTTGGAGGACTCATTGTATGTTAGAATTCGTGAAGCTCTATTAAGCACTAGGAAATCAAAGGCTATGGATGGTGAAGAGCTTAAGCAAGATGCAAGCATTGTTCCTACAGAAGAACTTGTTCAAAGTGAGGACGGGGCAAAAGATGTATCCTGTGATGATAGCAGCAACCAATGCGCAAATAATTACAATGGAGAGACTTTAGATGCAGGTAGTGAAGAGATTGTACAAATtgatgaggatgtcaataaggTACTTGGCGTTCCAATTGAGGAAGGTGATTCGTTGAGTGTACTGATGGAAAAGGAAAATGGTGAGATTGTAGATGCAGATAACGAAGAGATTGTAGAAACAGTTAGTGAAGAGATTGTTGAGACTGAGAAAGATGTCAACAAAGTGCATGGCATTCCAGTTGAGGAAGATGATACAAAGAGTGTACTGAAGGACAGAATGAATGTATATATACGCTCAGACGTGAGAAATGCTATAGAAACAATAGAGAGGGTTATTTCAGTAGTTAGAAAATGTGGATTTCATCCCCTCGGGTCCACTTTAAACTCTGCTGGTGAAGAGTTCCCCTGCATGGAAAAAGGTGGCACAGTTGATTCAGATTCTGCAAAAGTTATTGAAGTATGTTTGAAAAATGAGGATAGTGCCAAAGTATCAAGCAGCAATGTAGTGGAGGAAAATTTAGAAGAACCTGGGACGATACAAAGCTTCag GCACACAGGAACAAATCCTAACTTAAAGGAAGTAAACTATAAGAAAATAGTACCGGCTTCACCAGAGCAGAATCTTTCAATACCAATTGAAACAAGCCAGGCTGATTCATATTCTTTGAAAAATGGGACAATTCTGGACCAAACAATATGTGATAACAAGCAATTAAACAGTGACGCAGTCCAAGATATGACTTCATATGACCTGAAAAAGTCAACCAGGGAGATGAAGTATCGATACTGTTGTTTTATGCATTAG
- the LOC100526913 gene encoding Fra a 1-associated protein-like, with translation MGWVWKDDNSDDVRRDNSSERCATTKVVKSQCRTEEVETGKFVRKCEKTEEILRNCIGKPAEVLQSNKEYTEEDITDEVLKGRSVPFSSSDGASGVVDFPGLQNDIEVMERNLLSGLSHFFDAANGFFDVFSKSPSIFDAESSSPSVRRGIPIEEYRRPEAYPKSKEKESGDTDFVAMAKDV, from the exons ATGGGGTGGGTTTGGAAGGATGACAACAGCGACGATGTTCGACGCGATAACTCTTCGGAACGATGCGCCACCACCAAGGTCGTCAAATCTCAGTGCAGAACAGAGGAGGTCGAAACTGGAAAGTTCGTCAGAAAGTGCGAGAAAACCGAAGAGATTCTCAGGAATTGCATCGGAaa GCCCGCCGAAGTGTTGCAATCAAACAAAGAGTATACTGAAGAGGATATCACAGATGAAGTACTTAAAGGAAGGTCTGTTCCATTTAGCTCATCTGACGGTGCCAGTGGTGTGGTTGACTTTCCTGGGCTACAAAATGATATTGAAGTCATGGAACGTAACCTGTTAAGTGGTCTCAGTCATTTCTTCGACGCAGCGAATGGGTTTTTTGATGTTTTTTCCAAGTCTCCAAGCATCTTTGATGCAGAGTCATCCTCACCCTCTGTGAGGAGAGGGATACCTATTGAAGAATATCGTCGGCCAGAAGCTTATCCTAAATCCAAGGAGAAGGAATCAGGAGATACTGATTTTGTTGCAATGGCTAAAGATGTTTAA